AAATCCATATTGATGAATTCTCTTCCCTAGTGAGTAATTTCGGATAAAGTCCGGATGAAAATACAAAGCGAACCCTTCATAGCTTTCAGTTTCTTCTGGTGAGAAAACGATTTGTTTCGGTTTCAAAAATGCCAATCCGCCTTCTTCAAAATCGTAGTACCCCTGGCCGTATTTGATGTTTCCTGTAAATGCAGGTTTAAACGAAATTTTATAAAAATCAAGGCTCAATTTTTGCCCTTTGAGAAAAGATTCCATCGGCATCTTACAGTAATCTACCAATGCGATCAACGGATGTAAGGGCGCAGGAAGTTCCAATAACCGCATCAATTGCGATATACTTTTAATTTGATGGATGTTAGGTTGTTGCTGCATTTCGTTTACGAATTTAATCAATTTTGTTTCGACGGACGAATCACAATATCACCAACTTCCACATTTTTGGGTTGACCAATAGCATAGCTAACCGCTTTGGCAATGGCATTGGGGCTAATGGCCAAATTTTCCATATTCCGCGTGATAATCGTTTTCATTTCCTGATTCTTTATACTATCAGCAAAGTCAGTTTTTACAACACCTGGCGAAATGCCAGTAATCCTTATCGTTCCATCTGATTCTTGCCTAAATGCTTCTGCGATAGTTCTTACCGCATTTTTTGTACCTGCATAAACACCCTGCATTGGAACAATCTTTATTCCTGATGTTGATATAATATTGATGATATGTCCCGATCTTTGTTGTTTGAAAACGGGAATTGCAGCTGCCATTCCGTACAAGACACCCTTCAGATTAATGTCTATCATTTCTTCCCAACCATCTGTATCTAACTCGTCAATACGGCTTAATTGACTGACACCCGCGTTGTTTATGATGACATCTAATGTTCCGAATTTATCAACTGCTGTATTGATCAACCGAACCAAATCAGCTTTATACTTTACGTCAATTTGAGCAAAAATGGCTTCACCACCTGTATTTTTGATTTCTTCTACCAGTTGTTGCAATTGTTTTGTTCGTCTTGCGCCCAAAACAACCTTTGCACCTTTTTTTGCTAACTCCAGCGCAATGGCTTTACCTATTCCGCTACTGGCTCCTGTAATGGCAATTACTTTTCCTTTAATACTTTGCATTGCTGTTCATTTTTATTTATCTAGTTGTTTTTCTAGAAATCTAACTGAATTAATTTTCAAGTACAAAATTCTCTATTGCTGCTCTGTAAAAAGTAGTTCAATTGGTAATTGTTGTAGTCAGATTTTCAAACTACTGAGATGTAAGTCTAGAATTTTAGCTTGAAAGAAGATTGATAAATCTTTCGAGTTTTTACAAAAAAACTATTAAATGAGCTCCGCAATGTCGAAATCATCTGCTCCATCTTTGTGATTAGAAGACTATCGTTTTCGATCTTATAAATTTGAGCTTCTCTAGCTGAAAAAGTATCTTGGCTTGCAAAAAGCGTAATTTACCAAGGCCTCCCTATACCATTAAATGCTGCATCGCAAAGTGATTTAGATACTGTAATGTGGAAAGTTTGTCTCCACTCGGAATGCCGGAAACCGGGAAACCTACAGAAAGTTTTTTGCGACATCAGGGACAAGAAAAACAAAAAGTTACTATCCGTATTCTGACAAGGATTCGCCGGACTGATGATACTGGTATCGTGTATGTTCATCACAGGAAATAATCAGTTTAATACCAACAGTTATATCGCCATTTTGTGGTGTACTGATGTTGGGAAATACTACGCACTACAGCTACGTAGTGCTGTACCATTAACGCGTCTCCTATTGTTTCGACACTAAGTGATACTGATGCTCCGTCAAAAGTTGTGGAGATTGCCGCGCCAATGTGTTGTGTCTTTCACTATGCTTTGTCGCTCATATCTTCGATCTGAGCTGATCTTGAACAGCAGGCTAGGCTTGTATATGTCGAAAAAATTGCTACCAATTATACAAAAGAAAACCCTCGTTATACAACATACATTACATTGAAAACAAGAACTTTATACTGGATCAATAATAATATTGTTCTTAAAAAACAGTACACATGAAGACGAATGAAGAATTGCAAAAAGACGTACAGAAGGCAATACAATGGGAACCTTTATTGCACGCAGCGGAAATCGGTGTTACAGCAAAAAATGGTGTTGTTTCCCTAACAGGAGTTGTAGATAATTACTCAAAAAAGCTGGAAGCTGAAAATGCAGCAAAGAAAGTTATTGGAGTAAAAGCCCTTGTAGAAAATATTGATGTGAGATTTCCGAATACATGGTCAAAGACAGATGAGGAAGTGGCAAATGAAGTGCTCAGTGCCTTAAAAGATAATTGGTCGGTACCGAAGGACAAAGTCACCGTCAAAGTTGAAGACGGTTGGGTTACATTGGAAGGTGAGTTGCCTTGGGATTACCAGCGTAAAGGGGCCCAAATAGCAACAAGCCATCTAACTGGCGTGAAAGGCGTGACAAACAATATAGAGGTCAAATCAGATATCCATAATGCCATAGAGAAAAAAGATATTGAACAGGCCCTAGGCAGAAGTACTATTGATGACAGCGATATCAAAGTTTCGGTATCGGGCACAACTGTTACATTGGACGGTACTGCCAATTCGTGGTATCAGAAAGAAGAAGCTGGAGATATCGCATGGAAAACACCAGGTATCTGGCATGTCAAAAATAATCTTATTGTTGACAATTATTCTAGTTTAGAAGAATAAGAAGACTTTAGATTCTTAATGTTAACATGTCAGAAATAGCGAAATTATACGCAATAACTATCTAGTTTCTCTTGGAAACATTATACTAGAGCGATATACGCAATTTTAATGTTTAAGCGAATCTGATCGTTAATATAAAAGTTTACAATTAAGATAAAAAAATGAAAAAGTTAGATAAACAGGTAGCTATAATAACCGGCGGCTCTGGAAGCATTGGTAAAACAACAGCTAAATTGTTTTTGGAACAAGGGGCTTATGTTATGCTGGTCGATCTTAATGAGGATGCTTTAAAAACAACGGTGCTTGAACTGGATAGTGAAGATGTAAAATATTTCGTAGCAGATGTTTCCATAACGGCTCAAGTTAAAGCTTATATCAATCAAACAGTAAAAGTGTTTGGAGAGATTGATGTCTTTTTTAACAACGCTGGAATTGAGGGCATCGTAAAATCCATTGAAGATTATCCCGAAAATATTTTCGATAGAGTAATGTCTGTAAATGTAAAGGGTGTATGGTTGGGCAATAAATATGTATTGCCCAAAATGAAAGATGGAGCAAGCATCATCATGACCTCGTCTGTTGCTGGTATATTGGGATTTGCTAACTTAAGTGCCTATGTCACCAGCAAACATGCTGTTGTTGGAATTATGAGAGCTACAGCCATTGAAGCGGCTCCGCGCAAAATAAGAGTAAATACAATTCATCCTTCTCCAGTTAACAATCGGATGATGCGTTCTATAGAAGAAGGTGCTTCCACAGGCCACGGCGAGGAAGTCAAAAAAGCATTTGAGGCTTCTATTCCTTTTGGACGCTATGCAGAGCCTATTGAAATCGCAAAATTAGCGTTGTTTCTTGCCTGTAACGACAGTCAATTCATTACTGGGACAACACAGGTCATCGATGGGGGTATGACAGCACAATAATTATTAAAAAATAAGTACAACCACACCCAATGAATGAATTTCACAAATTTACTGTTATCGAGGCATTGCAAAAACTTGAAAGTTCTCCTGTAGGATTGGATGAAGGGAATCTACAGGAGAGACGGAAACGGTATGGATGGAATGAGTTACCAGAGGTAGAGCGTAAACCACTGTGGAGGATATTGATCAAGCAATTCCGTAACTTGTTGGTGGTGGTACTCTTATTGGCAGCGGTTATCTCCTATATCATGCATCACGTCGTTGATGTATATGTTATTCTGGCTGTTGTGTTGATTAATGCTACAATAGGATTTACTCAGGAAATACGGGCCGAAAGAGCCATATCCTCATTGAATAAAATGCTTGTGCAGCAAGCTCGCGTGCGCCGCGGAGGTGAAATCCGTTTGATTCGTTCACGCGAACTGTTGCCGGGAGACGTTATCATCTTGGAAGAAGGGGAACAGATACCTGCCGATGCCCGTATTATTCTATGTCGGAGTTTACGTACCATTGAAGCCTCCCTCACAGGCGAGTCGCTATCCATCAGTAAACAGGACATGGCATTGCCCGGGCAGACTCCACTAGCTGATCGGAAAAACATGTTGTGGAAGGGCACATTCGTGGTGGCAGGATACGCAGAGGCTGTGGTTTGTACTACGGGACTCCAAACGGCAATCGGCGACATCGCCAAGACACTTGCAGAGATCAAACCTGAACGGTCTAATTTTCAACGCAAAGCTGATTATTTAGCGAAGCAAATGGCGGTTTTGGCTATCGTTAGTACAGCTTTGCTTTTTACCACAGCGTATTTTTCCGGGAATTTCGAGATGCAGGAGTTATTGCTGGTTTCCATTGCCGCATTAGTATCTGTTATTCCGGAAGGGTTACCCGCCGTGCTATCGATTGTCATGGCCATTGGCTCAAAGCGGATGTCCAGACGTAATGCAATCATCCGCGATCTTAACTCTGTGGAGACGCTAGGCTCAGTTACTACGATTATTACTGACAAAACGGGCACACTGACGCAAAATAGAATGATGGTAAGCCGGATTAAGCTCTTTAATGAAGTAGAGTTTGAGGTATCGGATAAAGGGTGGTTGCCAACCAGGTACTTTAGACAGCACCAAGCCATAGTGGATCCAGGGGACTATCCCATATTAAATAAATTACTGCAAATTGCTGCTTGTTCTA
The window above is part of the Sphingobacterium sp. ML3W genome. Proteins encoded here:
- a CDS encoding SDR family oxidoreductase — protein: MQSIKGKVIAITGASSGIGKAIALELAKKGAKVVLGARRTKQLQQLVEEIKNTGGEAIFAQIDVKYKADLVRLINTAVDKFGTLDVIINNAGVSQLSRIDELDTDGWEEMIDINLKGVLYGMAAAIPVFKQQRSGHIINIISTSGIKIVPMQGVYAGTKNAVRTIAEAFRQESDGTIRITGISPGVVKTDFADSIKNQEMKTIITRNMENLAISPNAIAKAVSYAIGQPKNVEVGDIVIRPSKQN
- a CDS encoding SDR family oxidoreductase, translated to MKKLDKQVAIITGGSGSIGKTTAKLFLEQGAYVMLVDLNEDALKTTVLELDSEDVKYFVADVSITAQVKAYINQTVKVFGEIDVFFNNAGIEGIVKSIEDYPENIFDRVMSVNVKGVWLGNKYVLPKMKDGASIIMTSSVAGILGFANLSAYVTSKHAVVGIMRATAIEAAPRKIRVNTIHPSPVNNRMMRSIEEGASTGHGEEVKKAFEASIPFGRYAEPIEIAKLALFLACNDSQFITGTTQVIDGGMTAQ
- a CDS encoding BON domain-containing protein, with the translated sequence MKTNEELQKDVQKAIQWEPLLHAAEIGVTAKNGVVSLTGVVDNYSKKLEAENAAKKVIGVKALVENIDVRFPNTWSKTDEEVANEVLSALKDNWSVPKDKVTVKVEDGWVTLEGELPWDYQRKGAQIATSHLTGVKGVTNNIEVKSDIHNAIEKKDIEQALGRSTIDDSDIKVSVSGTTVTLDGTANSWYQKEEAGDIAWKTPGIWHVKNNLIVDNYSSLEE